The Tripterygium wilfordii isolate XIE 37 chromosome 21, ASM1340144v1, whole genome shotgun sequence genome segment atactaaaggtagagcccagctggtaggctacagtgagtgtaaatgtatgagatgacaaatactttaccacaacaaaataaatcaacatctctgacatataaaggaaacaaacaattaatcatacaaaaagaagcaaCCGTAGCCaattaatttaatcatatgggcttgaccctctgaggtttaaaaaacctgatctccccagcagagtcgccagttgtcgcaaccggggtcacgacgcagaccggcgtttgaggatgaaaaatgtttagagtcgccaccaattgatttaaggtgcaattggacaccgaaaagacctgcgaaccagagaaaagggtacggggatcgattgagtgtggggaaggtgttaggcaccccacaactcccttttgaaaacggttacccggattaatctaatggctatcttatggaaacttgctctttgcaaggtgtagttgttaaagtttgaattattactttcaacacacttatcaacttatgatagtgtttgaaaaagaaagcttggaatattactatcaatttatgatagtttttatttgaaaataggtttaaaataacactatccacttatgatagttttgggaaaagatttgtaagaatactatcaacttatgatagcattaaaaaaaaattgcaatattactatcaacttatgatagtttttttatttggagacacactaccaacttttgatagatttaattttaaaacaccaacttatggtgttaacgataaaatgtcctaccaactcttggtaggtttaattttgaacaccaacttatggtgttaatgataaaatgtcctaccaacttttggtaggtttaattttgaacaccaacttatggtgttaatgataaaatgtcctaccaacttttggtaggtttaattttagataccaacttatggtttatttaataaaatgccctaccaacttttagtaggtttaattttaaataccaacttatggcataaatgataaaatgacctaccaacttttggtaggtttaattttaaataccaacttatggcataaatgataaaatgacataccaacttttggtaggtttaattttaaataccaacttatggtataaatgattatttggaaaagtgtcatctatcaatttaacctattattgccaacttatggcaaattcataaatgaaatcaaataaggttcataattcaaataaaggaaatcaacttatgatttctttaattgaaatgacctatattcaattttaagcctatatattcataatccacacttgtacaaataatccaaataataaatgtcgaaattatacaaatcgacatgaataagataaattacacaataaggggggccaaatatacacaaattgcaataaaccaaacaaaatcttgaaattgctcaagcctccatcaactcgtccaaataatatccaagcccgagcctcgtccaacaaaacaaacataaagagagggaaaaatagaatactcaaatgtaaatcaagatttaaatcgaatcaagaccacattatgagattcacacgtatccaaaccaagaaaatcaaatccaaatatggtctctcccgctttttccaacaagaaatagaagaaaaaaaatgcaaagagaaagggctcaacatattagtatcgaaaacactcccaagcatcacatatgtccaaggtgaatgcaagaaacaccatgtctattcttagtcaacatccgaggatgctaaaaatgaatcaaacattgaaatcaagtgtaaatagagcaatacttgagtgaaagatatgaggggtatgaagcttctaccaaaaaatctaaagaatcggttttccccttctctccttctctccttctcttcttctcttcttcctctcccctctcttcctctcttcctctcttctttttttgtttttcttcaccaaaagccaaagcctctcctttttttcttcctctctctcacgcctcctctcttcttctcttcttttttttttgttttgtttcctctcccccccaaaaccaaagtctcttctcccctcttcttattctttttcttccccaatttgtgccacatttctctctttgtctccttctttgtctccttcttttcattctttttctttccccaatttgtgccacatttctctctttgtctctttctttctattctttttctttccccaatttgtgccacatttatctctttgtctccttctttttattcttggctttttctttcttattttttacttttccattcttctagcaaaaacaataaaaagatgtgacatttttttaaaacaattctcttatttttagatattttctaagatttgatcttattgggtcaagatttgagtatttaaagaTCCAAGAaaaggattatgaatatctatgggcttgtaggtcaaagaaatgagtttttacatttttttttatgtattttttctatttttttgtatttttgtatttttggccggacgaaaaccgggtactacagcatACAATATCAAAACACTCCAAAATAAACAACCACATCACTCCTAAGTACAACAACCAAACCACTTCATTATACTaccatcacaaaaaaaaaaaaaaaaaaaaactcaaaccaAGTAACATACAATATCTCAATTCCAACACGTGTTATTGAGTGTGTACTTAAAAAATACACAATATCCATTTATGCATAGAAATGTGAACTACTATAATCAAGAATGTCTAATGATATGTCCTCTTCCTAGTCCATAGAATAGATGTAGTCGGAATGAAAGATGGACCAGTCTCTTCCTGTGTTAATTATGATGGATGTTCAGTGAAGAGTGAAGTCAGTAGCACCGAAAGCACGACCACATTAGCATGCTCGTGCTCTCATATATCTATGACAGCGTGGTGGCTCAGCTCCCACACTGCTGTTTATAGGTTCAGTAATACGATGTTTATCACCAACCTCATCAAGAATGTCCCGACATGTGACCAACTAATTACGAACAACAGCATCAGCAGTTTCAttaattgcttcaattttccGTATCCCCCATCAATACCAAAACAACCTAcataatatatttaaaatttaaattaatgaaaatgttacatatatagataaatatgaaatatgttTAGATATTTTACAACTCCTTGTAATCTATTTCCATGAGGATCTTATTCTAGCACTAGTTGAGTAGGCACTATAGTGGCAAGATTAATAAATCGATGTATTATCGATGAATATCACTACCTACATATAGTACTCGAGGCTAATCAAAGGAAATCTCTCTTGCATGTTCCAGGCCGCATTCAGTTCACTCAATTCACATTCTCGTGACCTCTCATACTCATATCATGTAGACTATCATTTATATCCACTGGGTTAGGGATATGTTGTGATAGTCCAAATTGTCTCATAACTCGATCAGGACAATAAAACTTGACTATCTCAAAGTATATCAGAGGTATGATTACTCACTAGACAGGATTACCTTTTAGATAAACTAACGGTGTTGTAGTAAATCGTGTTTGTGTGTATGTGATAAGCCTAGGCCCATCAAGCTATGGTATGCAAGGAGAAGGCACATTCTTGATTGGGGAAACAAGATCTGAGCTGTTCATTGTCATTAAATCCAATGGTCTGTGTTGTAGTTGTTTGGTAGGATTTATGTAAGGGGTTTGTGGGATCTGTGGGGGCATCAAATATCTTGTGAAAGACTTGTGTTTTGGAGTTGACGGCACCCTCGAATTGCCGATTATCAGTATTACTTATTACTCAGTTATTCTTGTCAATTATTGTGGGTTTTTGGTTGATTATTTGCTAGACTCCTCTCTGGGGATTTAACAAGGTATCGAAGCCACTCTTTTCCGCCATGGTTTCTAAAACAGATGCGTTGGAAAATCGCGCTGATGCATTGGAGGGTGTTGTTTCTTTCCTTCAAGCTGACGTTGGGCATATTTCTAGTAGTATGGGTTCTTTTCAGGGTAAGATGGACAATCTGGAAGGTAAGCTGGGCAACGTTGAAAGTCTTTTAGTTGATATTTAGGCGTTTCTCCGACGGGACCATGGGAAAGCAACCGAGGTTCAGACTTCGACTTCCGGGGGCTCTCGTGTTTCCCCCGACCCACCTTCTAGTACCGGACAACTGGCCTTTCGGGGCATTCTTTACAGATTGGGATTTCACTCGACGTTGTTTAgaactttcaattttttctgGCGATGATGTTTCTGGATGGCTTTTTCGTTTGGAACGATATTTCTCTGTTAATACAGTTTCCGATAATGAAAAATTGGTTGTTGCAATTGTGTGTTTGGAGGGTCGCGTGGATGGAGGCTCACCGGCCCCTGACTACTTGGCCTTCTTTCAAATCCGAAATTGTCATTCGCTATGCCACTACTGATATTACTAGCAAACACGCTAACCTTGTTACTCTCTGTCAGGATACCACCATTGCTGATTTCAGGGATAGGTTTGAGCGAAAGGCAGCTACTGTTCCAGATGTCAGTGATAAGATGCTCTATGGCTTGTTTTTGAATGGAGTGAAGGATCCGATCGGTGCTGAACTCGTGGAGCGTCAACCCATTTCCCTGTTTCATTTGATGACTCTCGCTCAATGAATTGAGAAAAAGATGTGGGTGCTTGACTCTCCTGTTCCGGTGCCATCTTACAAGCCTTCTCTTCCTCTGATTTCTTCCCTATCTCGTCCTCCTGAGTAGCGTGGTAGTCCAGTTTACAAATCTGACAAAACCGACTACCCCAATACCACTCGGCCTAGTGACTACACACTCCGACGgaacattttttgttgtttattagGATAGGAAGCACAGCTCGATGCGACCAGGGTTTATGTTTTCATTGTGATGAGAAGTATCATCCAGGCCATCAATGTAAAAATCCGACCCAGAGTAGCTTGAGCTTGCTGATTGTATCTGACAAGGAGGACGATTTTGTAGACGTACCTGATACTGCCATTGTTGAGGAACCTATAGTGGAGACATCCAACCCGCTGGCACTTTCTATGAATTCCATAGTTGGTATTCACATGAATCCCAGCGTTTTTAAACTCAAGGGTAGTCTCAATGGGGTGTCGGTGATTGTCATGATCGATAATGAGGCTTCACATAATTTTATTTCATCAAAGGTGGTGACTTTTCTTCAGCTTCCAATTGACACTTTTGGCCTTTTCACTGTCCAAGTGGGAAATGGGGTTGTTGTAGCAGGAAAAGGCATTTGCCATGACCTCCTTTTTATTGTACAGGAATTGGAGGTTTGTGAGTCTTTCCATGTGCTTGGTCTGGGTAGTTCTGATATTATTTTGGGTGTTACGTGATTGCAAAAATTGGCCGATGTCTCTACTAATTACTCTCACCTCACTATGGCCTATAATTACAAGGGGCAGCAAACAACTTGGGTGGGTGACCCTTCTCTTTCGAAGACATTGGTATCTCCTAAAAACATGCTCAAGCTTCTGTAAGGTGATGATGTGGGCTTCTTGGTGGAGTTTGGTTGTGGTTCATTCAATAGTCTGGCCATCCAAGCTACGCCTGGTGTGGAGAGGGATAAGGTACAAGAGGATTCAGCTCCTCTTAACCATGAATTAAGAgagttgttgttttgttttaaattagtTTTCAAGCCACCTGTGGGGTTGCCCATTAAGAGGCAGCAAGATCATGCTATTTGTTTACACGCAGGTGCTCCTCCTCCAAATATTCGGCCCTATCGTTATCAGTACTATCAAAAGAATGAGATTGAGAAGATTGTGAAGGAGCTATTGGCAGTGGGAGTCATCCAACCTATTACTAGTTCTTGCTAAAGCCCGGTCCTTTTGGTTAAAAAAACTGGAGGATGGCGCATGTGTGTGGATTACCGTGCTCTTAACAAAATTACAATTTCGGATAAGCTCCCAATTCTGGTTATTGATGGGTTGTTAGACGAACTACATGGTGCTACTATTTTTTCAAAACTGGATCTCAAATCGGGTTACCATCAAATCCGGATAAAGGAGGAGGATACGGAGAATACCGCTTTTTGTACTCATGAGGGGCATTATGAATTTCTAGTGATGCCTTTTGGACTCATGAATGCTCCTTCCACTTTTCAAGCTCTTATGAATGACATTTTTCGCCCATTTCTTCAGAAATTAAtccttgtttttttttgatgatattctGATTTTCAATAGGGACATGACCTCTCATCTACAGCATTTGAGGGAGACTTCGCATATTTTAGCTCACCAAAAGCTCTATGTGAACCACCAAAAGCGTGCTTTTCTTCAGTCTCAAATTGAGTACTTGGGACATGTAATATCTGCTGATGGTGTGGCAGTAGACCTTTCAAAAAATTCATCACATGCTTGATTGGCTGATTCCCACATCTGTGAAGTCTTTGAGGGGTTTCTTGGGCTTAACCGGATATTATCATCGATTTGTTCGCAATTATGGGGGGATGGCAGCTCCCCTTACATCTCTTTTGAAGAAGGATTCTTTCAGGTGGAATGAATAAGCCCAGAGATTTTGATGACTTAAAAAAGGCAATGACATTCGTACCAGTGTTGGTATTACCGGATTTTTCCAAGCAATTTATAGTGGAGACTGATGCGAGCGGTGTTGGATTAGGGACGGTGCTCATGCAAGATGGCTATCCTATTGCTTTCCTTAGCCATCCATTATCCCCATGTGCCCAAGCAAAGTTAGTGTATGAAAGGGAACTCATGGCGATAGCCTTTGCTACCAACAAATGGCGCCATTATTTGTTGGGCCGGAAGTCCATAGTGCGCACTGATCAACAGAGCCTTTGTTTTCTTATGGAGCAGCGTTTGTTACTTGAAGCCCAACACAAGTGGATTACCAAATTAATGGGCTTTGATTTTGAAATCCTTTATAAGCCGGGGTTGGAAAACAAGGCCGCAGATGCTTTATCCCGCAAGGAGGGGGAGTAAGTGATGATTTTTTGCTGCCACAGGATAGGGATCCCACTCGATCTATTGATGTTTCATTTGACCAACAGCAGGTTTCGGCACATTTAGCTGCAATCACAACCAAAACATGTATGGAATTTGAAGGGCTGAATGATAAGGTGTCGAAGGACTCTCAACTCCAGGAAATTGTCCAATCTTTGTTGATTAACCCCACTAGCCAACCCCCTTTTGAGCTCAAGGCTGGTTGTTTATGCATAAAGGGAGTTTGGTTCTTCCTCGCGCGTCCCCGAGGATACCTATCCTCATGCAAGAGTTTCATTCCACACCCTAAAGTGGTCACTCAGGTTTTTTCCTAACTCTAAAAAGGCTTTCTTATGTGGTGTTTTGGTAGGGTATGCGGGCACGAATAAAACACTTTGTTTCAAAATGTGACACATGCCAAAGGCACAAATATTCTACCTTGCGGCCCTAAGGCTTATTGCAACCTTTACCCATCCCAAATACAGTGTGGGAGGATATTTCTATGGATTTTGTTGGAGGCTTGCCAAGGGTGAAGGAGAAGAATACGACAATGGTGGTGGTTGATCGATTAACTAAATATGCCCATTTTGTCGTACTTGGGCACCCTTTTTCAACAAAGGATGTGGCTGAAGTTTTTGTGGCGGAGATTGTTCGTCTACATGGTTTTCCAAAAACTATTGTATCCGATCGGGATCGCGTGTTTATTAGtaatttttggagagagttattTTCATTATCTGGTATGCAACTTCACTTAACTTCTTCTTACCATCCGAAATCCGACGGGCAAACCGAAATAGTTAACCGTCGTATGGAAGAATACCTAAGTTGCTTTGTGAGTTCAAGACTTCACCAATGGACTAAATGGGTGGTTTGGGCAGAGTTTTGGTACAACACCCCATTTCATTGCTCTATTGGAATGACCCATTTCCCGGCTTTGTATGGGAGGCCACCACCAACTTTGCTTCGTTATGTGGATGATGGAGTGGTAGTGGAAGATCTGAATATACTCATGAGGGAGAGAAATGTTGCGTTGGATCAGCTCAAGGAAGTTTTAGTAGTGGCTCAACTTCGTATGAAACAGCAAGCTAACAGAAGAAGGCGTGAGGTTTCCTTCACAGTGGGTGATCGAGTGGTCATACACATGTAGTCATACAAATTTAAATCTTTAGCTCGACGCCCCTATCAAAAATTGAGTGCGCGATTTTATGGCCCTTACCGAATAATAGACAAAATTGGGGCAGTTGCTTATCGGGTGGAGCTTCCTCCTAGAGCTGAAATTCATAATATTTTTCATGTACCACGGCTGAAACTATGTTTGTCAGATGCTACTAAAAGTCAACCTTTACCGGATGGGTTAAATGCTGATCATGAATTGCTGGTGATTCCTGAGAAGGTGCTTAAGGTGCGCTCTTTGTTAAATGGGCAGCAGGAAGTGTTAGTTCAATGGCGTGATTTGCCAGAGAGTGAAAACTCGTGGGAATTGGCTACTGAGGTTGAGGAGCAATTTCCATAGTTTAACCTTGCAGACAAGGTTAAAGCATTAGGGGGGAGTATTGATAAGCTCAGGCTCGTCAAGCTACAATATGCAAAGAGAAGGCCCATTCCTAATTAGGGAAACGAGATATGAGCTGTGCATTGTCATTAAATCCAATGGTCTGTATTGTAGTTGTTTGATAGGGTTTATGTAAGGGGTTTGTGGGATATGTGGTGGCATCGAATATCTTGTGAAAGACTTGTGTTTTGGAGTTGACGGCACCTTCGAATTGCCGATTATCAGTATTGCTTATTACTCAGTTATTCTTGTCAATTATTGTGGGTCTTTGGTTGATTATTTGCTAGAATCCTCTCTGGGGATTTAACAATATGTCATCCACACAATCTATCATACACAACCATAACTTATGTCAATTAATTTGGCTAAACCAtccaatttaaaatatttatataagagTGCAAATTGAGTAGCTGATGAGGGCCTTGTTGATCTAGCTCAGCTTTAGCGACTTGCCTATAATTGTTTTTGTAGGTATGATTCCCCCTCTATCTAAGAAAGTCATGTTATATTTCGAGTAAGCATAAATTGCATCACATAtatcaaataaatatatatagtcgTATGTATTGTTGTTACCTATCATCAAGAGGACTTAAGGGCTTGGGCTGATGGGCTCCCCAGTCACGATGTGCATGTTTTTTAGGTTAATGAGATTTGTGAACAACCGTGTGTTATTATATAGTCTAACTATTGACTCTACTACCAGTAGTGTCATTAGTTTTTGATCAGTAATGATGCTATTGATagtgatcatttttttttttttggattctgtaagtaaagaaacaaaaaaaattgagggaatAGTCAATAGTGGACTGATATAGTGATATCCAATATTCATACATGTAGAAGACTAAAAGGAAAggaatcaaggaaaaaaaaactaaaaggaaTCAAGGAAAGGGAGAATGGTCCCCGAAAACTCGAAatcaaagaaagaaggaaaagagcTGATATAGTGACATCGTCGTCCATCGAAAACTCGAAATCGCCTAATGCCTGTGCAGTTGGGTTTAGGGCTCTGTAAACCGTTTGTCGACATGGGAAACTTCTACGACAGCAGCTCCTCGGAGAGcaggaacaacaacaacaacaacaactggGGCACACCCGAGGGGTTTATTTTGATGGATGGCCGAGGGGTTCATTTCGTAATATCCAACAACCAGTCATGTGGGCTCCAACAATGTCGTAAGTCTTAACCCTATCTTCAGTGGGCTTTAAATAAGGCATTCATGTTCACACGGGCAACTCTTGTTCCCATAGTGGACGAAGCCTAATTCCTTTATTTATACTTCCAGAGGTGCTAATGGCCTTTACTTTTATCTTCACCTCAAAACATAAAATCCAATttcattaaatattatatatagatgTGATAGTTTTAGACAACATGACATGCATACGGCCTCCTTTAAGCATAGAATGTCGTAATTTACTCATTATTTCATTTCTCAATCCTTCCCAAAAAATTGGCATAAATCTTATACTATATACAATTAGCATAGGTGCGACTTTGGAGCATAAGTTATTTGTACAATTATACTAGTGATGAGTCAAGGCAGTCCGCAGAAGATCATATGAAccttttatctcaaaagtttaaGTCTACATGAGTTAATAAGAAAATTTATGAGAGTCCACTACATATGTTTTTTTCCGTCTATTTAAGATTATATAAACTCAATTCATTTGATGTCTTACTATTTCAAActatgtctttttaggtctttctcttcatttcatacTATCTCTTGTccaaattctctcgattcttTTTACTGTAATACTGTTATCTCTCCGTTGTACATGTTCATACCATCTCACTATTTTCTCGCAACTTATTTTCAATTTGTGTCATTACTACCttaatctaataatctcatttcttatcctataTTTTTTCTTGTGACCGCATGTCCAACTAAACATTCGCATTCCTGCTACATTTATTTTTTGGAGATGTTTTCgacaaaatataaattttaaaatttaataaatatattttgaaatatatatatgtcatagtCATAGAATTGTTGCAAATTTTATTGTTTCATATGTTTTTAAAAGAATTTTATCTCTGAAAATTTATGCTTTCTATGAGTTTGGAAAGATAAAAGGTCAACATATTCAACTTCCTGTCATGATAATATTCAACTATTCTAACTGCTCTACTTATATTTCTTTCCACCAAgcataattgaaaattaaattacttCTTGTTTTACAAGGAAACTCATCTGAAATATGCTTCTATTAGATCCCGTCCCACATGAAAAATTCCGAGCGTGTAAACCCCGTCCTACATGAAAAACTCCGAGCATGTAAATCCCCGTCACACACGAGTGCAGGCAATTACATGAAAAATCTCAAGCACATAAATCTTCCATCTCACACATACCAAACAATTACAGGACATTCAGCCCATGGAATCCTCCAAAAAAATTTACTCGATAGGAAAGTTGAACCTATGAAAACTTTTTCTTTCACAATAATTAATCTCGTCAACTTCCCATCCACCAAACTACTCACTTGgagttgaaaaaataaataacttgGTATAATAAATATCTTATAAACTTTAATTTTCTGTTAAGCACATAAAAGCGTAATTTACATTGGTTTTAACTTTCGGTTCATCACTTTATGAGAGAGTACCTGACGAGCATCGTGACATGACCAGCATTATTACTTCAGGGATCACGCAGAAACCTTTGCAAGCACCGAAACCCCAAATACTGAGCACAGAACCTCTCCATTTCCTCCCCTCCTCTCTCCCTACATAACTCCTCCTCCATCTCTGCCACCACCACATCCCAGTCCCTCCACAATCCCCCATTTCCAGGTGGGCCCCACGCCCCATAATCCACGACGTCATCGCCGCTGCCGACCTTCGCTTCAACCACCGCGTCCAGAATTTCCTGCATCCCTACGATCCGACGGCTCACTTTCCTCCTCGCCTCCCTAACCGTCGGATCAATCCCGCGGACCGAATCCAGCCTTAGTAACAGCGCCATCAACGACTCGTTCATTCTCAGCCTCTCCCTCTCACTGCTCCGAACGGCGTCCACTGTCTCCTGCATCTGGAGTAGGTGCTGCAGATGGTTAGCCTCCAAATTGACGGTTGAGATAATCTTGTAGAGGGTCCGAATTAGGTGTGCCCGGTAGCTAGATTGGATCTTGGTTGCAGCGGCCtcgttttgtgattgttgagGGAGATGGACGGTGATTGGGATGGGGTGTTCGGTGGAGGACTCGATTGGGATTGTGTGGGTTTGTTCTTCGGGTAGAAGGATAGAATGGTGATTATGAAAAGTGTAGGTGACGGAAGACGAGGTAGTGGATAAGAAGCCGCATCTACGAGAGGATTTCATGGTTTGGGAGTGACTTGAAATTgggcttttgttttttctcttcccTTTCAAGTTTTCATATAACAAGTTTATCTGGTTTTATAGGTAGTAAAGTGTGAACTTAAGTGCTACTgttctcttaaaaaaaaataaaaaattgaaagaagaaaagtggTGCTGGTTCTTGAATGATCTTGTCGCTTGGTACGCAAAAGGGAGCGCAGCCCATGTTTAATTGTTGACAAATAtacaagctttctataatgaaacgcaaaaagataaaaatatactGGTCAACCATTGATAGTGTCTCCAGCTTCACAGAGCCAACAGGTACCAAGACAAAAGCTAATAATAGTGTTCTTCAGTCTAGAAATGCAAGCAACACCGGTCTCAAAAAAGAAACTGTAGAATCGCATacgaaacaaaaacaaagtagAAAAATATATCGCAGCAGAAGGGGTGCAGCAATCAACTCCAAAATCCACAGCATAAAATTTTCCAACCATTACAAACTATATTTCAGTTCTTAAAAGAatccttttcaatttttatctCAACTGTAGTTCATAAAGAAGTCTACTGGAAGGGGGACATAAGGCAATGATCAGCACTAGCTACTTAATTAAGCTCAGATCTAGTTACTCATCAACAATGCTAACTCCTGCTTAAGTTGCATGGTCATGTGTTTGTGCGCTTACAAAAGCTGTCAAATCTCTCAATGTGCACAGACAAAAATCAGGAACAATATATTGCACAGACGGCGAAGAAGGGGATAACATTAACAAGATGCTTACTGTGTTGTTCTTGCCCAAGGTCAACGCGCGCGGGACTCTGGAAGAGCCAAGGAAGGAGACTACAGATAATGCAATTTAGGATTCCCTACAAACACAAAATGAATGAGATATACAAAAAAGACCAAATTAAAAGATCTTAGGAGGTGAAGAGCTTCTTGTGAGAAAAAGAATACTTGCGAAAAGAGGTTAGTTATTACCGTACAAGTTTTTGTTGGAATATATTCATGTATTTGAGCATGATTATTTGTGTGTTCTAATACATGGAAATCATCTTTATGAACTTAAATATAAAAACTCTCACTTTGACAATAAAGTCAAGCATTCACTAAATCAAATGCATGATAGGTGTGAATATATGAAAAGTAGCTTCAAAGTGTGTTGTTTGAACATGATAAAAATAGTGTTGTCAGAGTGAAAGTAGCTTGAGCGACTTTTAATTTGGA includes the following:
- the LOC119988277 gene encoding BAG family molecular chaperone regulator 5, mitochondrial; protein product: MKSSRRCGFLSTTSSSVTYTFHNHHSILLPEEQTHTIPIESSTEHPIPITVHLPQQSQNEAAATKIQSSYRAHLIRTLYKIISTVNLEANHLQHLLQMQETVDAVRSSERERLRMNESLMALLLRLDSVRGIDPTVREARRKVSRRIVGMQEILDAVVEAKVGSGDDVVDYGAWGPPGNGGLWRDWDVVVAEMEEELCRERGGEEMERFCAQYLGFRCLQRFLRDP